The following proteins are co-located in the Polystyrenella longa genome:
- a CDS encoding M48 family metallopeptidase, protein MTIQYGRKKIDYELSYSPRKTLAIDVHPDLSVVVTAPHDATDFAVERKLQKRSCWIIQQQRFFENYLPAIPTRKYVSGESHRYLGRQYRLRVHEGDENIVKMARGQINVYLSDPTNKSRIKTLVVGWFRQRAEIVFGELFDAMVAKANRHGIGADNFEIRNMKNRWGSCTKEGRILLNPDLIIAPKTCIEYVIAHELCHLKEHNHGPRFYRLLKKLMPDWEQRRERLNDYLIG, encoded by the coding sequence ATGACTATTCAGTATGGTCGAAAAAAGATCGACTATGAGCTTTCGTATTCTCCTCGAAAGACTTTGGCAATCGACGTACATCCTGACCTGTCTGTTGTCGTAACTGCTCCACATGACGCTACAGATTTCGCTGTTGAAAGAAAGTTGCAGAAGCGATCTTGTTGGATCATCCAGCAACAGCGTTTTTTCGAGAACTATCTTCCAGCCATCCCTACTCGCAAATACGTCAGCGGTGAGTCCCACCGCTATCTGGGACGTCAGTATCGTTTGAGGGTTCACGAAGGTGATGAAAATATCGTCAAGATGGCACGAGGGCAGATCAATGTTTATCTATCTGACCCCACAAATAAATCACGGATCAAGACTCTCGTTGTCGGTTGGTTTCGCCAGCGTGCCGAGATCGTGTTTGGTGAGCTATTCGATGCTATGGTAGCTAAAGCCAATCGACACGGGATCGGCGCCGACAACTTCGAAATTCGCAACATGAAGAATCGCTGGGGTAGTTGCACGAAAGAAGGTCGTATCCTTCTCAATCCCGATTTGATCATCGCTCCCAAAACGTGTATCGAGTATGTAATCGCCCACGAGCTTTGCCACTTAAAAGAACACAACCATGGTCCACGTTTCTACCGCCTACTGAAGAAGCTTATGCCCGACTGGGAACAGCGACGAGAGCGGTTGAATGATTATCTGATTGGATGA
- a CDS encoding DNA adenine methylase → MLTQKQASERIGVSYKWFRRLCHQDLVRPVHRSKGDLEKVAAFFGVELSELWSDPNNVGRSYSPVLIKWTGSKRLQAKQIVKRFPRTNGTYFEPFVGGGSVLYELLKIPILNIGIVCVKRGHSTFSKREMSLTRLRILFSFLLRTCRNGLVRFNKAGKFTHVTTSSSRTG, encoded by the coding sequence ATGCTGACGCAAAAGCAGGCGTCGGAGAGGATCGGGGTGAGCTATAAATGGTTTCGCCGCCTCTGCCATCAAGATCTGGTTCGACCGGTCCACCGATCAAAAGGCGACCTCGAAAAGGTGGCTGCTTTTTTCGGCGTGGAATTGTCAGAACTCTGGAGCGATCCGAACAACGTCGGAAGGAGTTATTCACCTGTCTTAATAAAATGGACAGGCAGTAAGCGGTTACAGGCGAAGCAAATAGTCAAAAGATTTCCAAGGACTAATGGGACATACTTCGAGCCATTCGTGGGAGGCGGATCGGTTTTATACGAACTTCTGAAAATTCCTATACTCAACATTGGCATCGTTTGTGTGAAGAGGGGGCACAGTACTTTCTCGAAGCGAGAGATGAGTTTAACGAGACTAAGGATCCTCTTCTCTTTTCTCCTACGTACCTGCCGTAATGGACTGGTACGATTCAATAAAGCTGGAAAGTTCACTCATGTTACGACAAGTTCGTCAAGAACTGGTTGA